A region from the Desulfitobacterium dehalogenans ATCC 51507 genome encodes:
- a CDS encoding helicase-related protein, producing MFYLFVADSGELTLSPLLDDRHFTEEFEVLRPGLPLSFAQFLLEEIHFKRMGSIKAKVLSLWEVYAKEKGRDKNRDGAWVKREILKILRKQPGLKDRNWCWEKKTGLPESPLRSNLKNITEKERVQDFLDRTTGRLLAKADLQRLGQECRLSYTEILTLCHEQVMKGYAQWIPAVKREGKGWRCERCGDALVEEWTSIYGLAATCPACTSLGAVSSLHELYRSIAPSPMSSLSSTETVHSASSSFHGRSNISWVFSPRWELSQAQKLAAQQVLNFVKGGAIDYNMIQGEDSRKEMLLWAACGAGKTEVCFPAAAWALEQGKKVLFAAPRQDVVLDVAPRLQQDFPGLKLSILTGTSQERFTPAPFVLATTHQILRFSQAFNLIFLDEMDAFPYYGNTALTWGMERALGPGGKIVYLTATPSPESLEKVKAGRVGLIRLPARHHGKAVPVPQWQKVSGSLDPECLYHKGQGQKVFDWLKELALLGPVLLFVPKISWVNPWVEILRKEFPQWAISGSYSADPHRGEKIEALRNKMFRVFVCTSVLERGVTIPNVQIIVLEADHGIFDERALVQMAGRVGRTQENPTGNALFLSSKRTPSIEKAIYWIKEQNEIAFAQGLIDN from the coding sequence ATGTTCTACCTTTTTGTTGCAGATTCGGGGGAACTGACACTTTCCCCTCTGTTAGATGATAGACATTTCACAGAGGAGTTTGAGGTGTTGCGGCCCGGACTTCCCTTAAGCTTTGCCCAATTTCTTCTCGAAGAAATCCACTTTAAGAGGATGGGATCCATAAAAGCTAAGGTGCTTTCTCTATGGGAAGTTTATGCAAAGGAAAAAGGGCGGGATAAAAATAGGGATGGGGCATGGGTTAAAAGAGAGATTCTCAAGATCTTGCGGAAGCAGCCCGGGTTAAAGGACCGCAATTGGTGTTGGGAGAAAAAGACAGGTTTGCCTGAGAGTCCGTTGAGGAGCAATCTAAAGAACATAACAGAGAAAGAAAGAGTTCAGGATTTCTTGGATAGAACTACGGGCAGATTATTAGCTAAGGCTGATCTCCAGCGGCTGGGGCAGGAATGTCGCCTATCCTATACTGAAATCCTGACCCTTTGCCATGAGCAGGTTATGAAAGGGTATGCCCAATGGATTCCCGCAGTAAAAAGGGAAGGGAAGGGCTGGAGATGCGAACGCTGCGGGGATGCTTTGGTTGAAGAATGGACAAGCATCTATGGATTGGCCGCTACTTGTCCTGCCTGCACTTCCTTAGGGGCAGTAAGCTCACTTCATGAACTCTACCGGAGTATTGCCCCTTCCCCAATGAGTTCCCTCTCCTCTACGGAGACTGTTCATTCGGCTTCCTCCTCTTTTCACGGCCGTAGTAACATTTCTTGGGTATTTTCCCCTCGTTGGGAACTTAGCCAGGCCCAAAAGCTTGCGGCCCAACAGGTTTTAAATTTTGTAAAAGGGGGCGCTATAGACTATAACATGATTCAAGGAGAAGACTCCAGGAAGGAAATGCTGCTCTGGGCGGCGTGTGGAGCTGGGAAGACCGAAGTCTGCTTTCCTGCTGCGGCATGGGCACTTGAACAAGGGAAAAAGGTATTATTTGCTGCACCTCGTCAAGATGTGGTTCTGGATGTAGCCCCTCGTCTCCAACAGGATTTTCCCGGCTTAAAGCTGAGTATTCTCACGGGAACAAGTCAGGAACGTTTTACACCGGCTCCCTTTGTCCTGGCCACTACCCATCAAATCCTGCGTTTTTCACAGGCTTTTAACCTAATCTTTCTTGATGAGATGGATGCCTTTCCCTACTATGGCAATACAGCCTTAACTTGGGGAATGGAGCGGGCATTGGGTCCGGGAGGAAAGATAGTCTATCTGACAGCTACTCCCTCGCCGGAAAGCTTGGAGAAGGTTAAAGCAGGAAGAGTGGGGCTCATCCGCCTTCCTGCCCGTCATCATGGCAAGGCAGTTCCCGTCCCTCAGTGGCAAAAGGTTTCGGGGAGCCTGGATCCTGAGTGTTTATACCATAAGGGACAGGGACAAAAGGTCTTTGATTGGCTTAAGGAGTTGGCTCTATTGGGTCCTGTTCTTCTCTTTGTTCCGAAAATATCCTGGGTCAACCCTTGGGTCGAAATCCTAAGAAAGGAGTTCCCCCAATGGGCAATCTCTGGAAGCTATAGTGCCGATCCCCATCGCGGTGAAAAAATCGAAGCTCTGCGGAACAAAATGTTTCGAGTCTTTGTCTGCACTTCGGTTCTTGAACGGGGGGTCACCATACCTAATGTTCAAATCATCGTCCTTGAAGCGGATCACGGAATTTTTGACGAGAGAGCCTTGGTCCAAATGGCCGGGCGAGTGGGTAGGACTCAAGAGAATCCCACTGGAAATGCACTTTTCCTATCCTCCAAAAGAACGCCTTCTATAGAAAAGGCGATTTATTGGATTAAAGAACAAAATGAGATAGCGTTTGCACAGGGTTTGATTGATAATTAA
- a CDS encoding DUF2680 domain-containing protein, which translates to MLKKLAVSLLTLAFLTFGAGTAFGATTTAPDPAKLAEIKALHQQMVELKVQMIDKKVEAGILEKEKAEKIKEAIKERQKKVEEDLANGKVDFGKKHHKDCDKKPKGDSKETPDAKSSSSIRLTLPR; encoded by the coding sequence TTGTTGAAGAAGCTCGCGGTAAGTTTATTGACCCTCGCCTTCCTCACCTTTGGTGCCGGTACAGCCTTTGGGGCAACCACCACTGCGCCGGATCCTGCCAAGTTAGCAGAAATCAAAGCTCTCCATCAACAAATGGTTGAGCTTAAGGTGCAAATGATCGATAAGAAAGTGGAAGCCGGAATCCTGGAAAAAGAAAAGGCTGAAAAAATCAAAGAAGCGATTAAAGAGCGGCAAAAGAAAGTAGAAGAGGACCTAGCCAACGGAAAGGTTGATTTTGGGAAGAAGCATCATAAAGATTGCGATAAGAAACCCAAAGGCGATTCAAAAGAAACACCCGACGCAAAATCTTCATCGAGCATACGCCTTACTTTGCCTAGATGA
- the fabZ gene encoding 3-hydroxyacyl-ACP dehydratase FabZ, with protein MLDSQEIQKIIPHRYPFLLVDRILELEDGKRGVGLKNVSGNEPFFQGHFPGYPVMPGVLIMEALAQVGAVILLKMPEYAGHIALFAALEDVRFRRQVIPGDQLRLEVELLKLKRGIGVAQGKAYVGEDLAAEGTLKFAVGPKLEG; from the coding sequence ATGCTAGATAGTCAAGAAATTCAAAAGATTATTCCGCATCGTTATCCCTTTTTGCTGGTGGATAGGATCCTGGAGTTAGAAGATGGCAAACGGGGGGTGGGTTTAAAGAATGTTTCCGGTAACGAGCCTTTCTTCCAAGGCCATTTTCCCGGTTATCCGGTGATGCCCGGAGTGCTGATTATGGAAGCTTTAGCTCAAGTGGGTGCTGTGATCCTTTTGAAGATGCCGGAATACGCAGGGCATATTGCCCTTTTTGCTGCGCTGGAAGATGTACGGTTCCGTCGGCAAGTTATCCCTGGAGACCAACTTCGTCTGGAAGTTGAGTTATTAAAGCTCAAGCGGGGGATTGGTGTAGCTCAAGGAAAAGCCTATGTAGGAGAAGACTTAGCGGCTGAAGGCACATTAAAATTTGCTGTCGGTCCTAAATTAGAGGGATAA
- a CDS encoding glycosyltransferase — protein sequence MPTYKILQLIGGGEIGGAEQHVLTLLQGMDRSTFSLTSGCLIDGPFAQYTEEKNIPTLRFPMKHALDFSPLPRLIAQIRQGGFSLIHTHGSRANLLGRLAGRRLNIPVVSTVHSSLKQDYLSPRAAFLALALDRLTLPFTSGVITVSEALAEEVARRGAQRIRTIYNGIPPLPQLASDEQRAELRENFRRIWEIPQDALVLGSIARLHPTKGLHTLLDAAQILRPQFPHIHTLIIGDGPLRGALIEKAEALELPHTFTGYLPEAYRALPAMDIFILPSVNEGMGLVLLEAMQAHLPLIATAVGGIPEVIRHSQDGLLVPPGQPEELAKSCCSLLQNPDLTQSCIDSGTKRWQDFSVQEMLRQTQDYYMEVLDVKQPVDLRQ from the coding sequence GTGCCAACCTATAAAATTTTACAGTTAATCGGTGGTGGAGAAATCGGTGGCGCCGAGCAGCATGTCTTGACCTTACTGCAAGGGATGGATAGGAGTACCTTTTCTTTAACCTCAGGCTGCTTAATCGATGGCCCCTTCGCTCAATACACCGAGGAGAAAAACATTCCAACCTTGCGTTTTCCCATGAAGCATGCCCTGGATTTCTCACCTTTACCAAGACTTATAGCCCAAATACGTCAGGGAGGGTTTTCTCTTATCCACACTCACGGTTCCCGAGCCAATCTTTTGGGAAGACTGGCCGGAAGGCGGTTGAACATACCTGTGGTAAGCACAGTCCATAGCTCCCTAAAGCAAGATTACCTTTCGCCTAGGGCGGCTTTCTTAGCCTTAGCTTTGGATCGGCTGACTCTTCCTTTTACCTCCGGGGTTATTACCGTTTCTGAAGCCCTGGCTGAAGAAGTTGCCCGTCGCGGAGCGCAAAGGATTCGCACTATTTATAATGGTATCCCTCCCCTTCCTCAATTAGCTTCCGATGAGCAACGGGCAGAACTGCGAGAAAACTTTCGTCGGATATGGGAAATACCCCAGGATGCTCTGGTTCTTGGCAGCATTGCCCGACTGCACCCAACCAAGGGCCTTCATACTCTTCTGGATGCTGCTCAAATTCTACGCCCTCAGTTTCCTCATATCCATACTTTGATCATTGGGGATGGGCCTCTTCGCGGGGCACTTATTGAGAAGGCTGAAGCGTTGGAACTGCCCCACACTTTTACAGGTTATCTTCCAGAGGCCTATAGGGCCCTTCCCGCCATGGATATTTTCATTCTTCCTTCTGTGAACGAAGGTATGGGCCTTGTTCTTCTTGAGGCCATGCAAGCTCATCTTCCCCTTATTGCCACTGCTGTAGGAGGAATACCGGAAGTGATTCGCCATTCTCAGGATGGCCTTTTGGTTCCTCCGGGACAGCCGGAAGAACTTGCTAAGTCCTGCTGTTCGCTTCTCCAGAATCCTGATCTCACCCAGTCTTGTATAGACTCCGGCACGAAGCGTTGGCAGGACTTCAGCGTCCAGGAAATGCTCAGACAAACTCAAGACTATTATATGGAAGTGTTAGACGTAAAGCAGCCGGTTGACCTCAGACAATAA
- a CDS encoding anti-sigma factor domain-containing protein: MSKNRAVILEKNKNSITVLTGDGVFQTMKYKGAVEIGQEIQLPAPSRAPLWRIGASIAAVFLLTFMGIFGWNAFQPRTAVAMISLDINPSLQLTVDQKGEVLDLESLNSDAEQMIAGLSLKGKTWGEALNEIIKRSVDLNYLNEEESWVVVGYSSVTPNKKELSDKPINTEAISKQVQEAVHEHGLKPSVAVYELTSEQKKQAQETGLSLGEYALADTAQKAGIEVEPKALKEKEERTRLLEIPEIQEQMRKDKRIIETMSFFLGQDASQGNMKNSKNKKDKGEDKDRTGKPSKNNGNNQDRENNKKEQSGNDIGNQNRDNNSGSSSKWNGAGKANDQGEDKDNKFNKTNSRGTNDRENNKDTDKGKSGEKERERSSNKSESNRQYKPADKANESSNQDIKKNINHKMDQNSKNNSPNYWGFQNILRMTYGQRT; the protein is encoded by the coding sequence ATGAGTAAAAATAGGGCCGTTATACTGGAGAAAAACAAGAATTCCATTACCGTATTAACGGGAGATGGGGTTTTTCAAACCATGAAGTACAAAGGGGCTGTGGAGATCGGGCAGGAGATTCAGCTGCCGGCTCCAAGCAGAGCCCCCCTCTGGCGAATAGGTGCAAGTATTGCTGCGGTATTTCTGCTGACATTTATGGGGATTTTCGGGTGGAATGCTTTTCAGCCAAGGACTGCAGTGGCCATGATTTCTCTGGATATTAACCCTAGCCTTCAGCTCACCGTGGATCAGAAGGGAGAGGTTCTGGATCTGGAATCCCTGAATTCCGACGCAGAACAGATGATCGCCGGACTGTCCCTTAAGGGCAAGACATGGGGAGAAGCATTGAATGAGATCATTAAAAGATCGGTGGATTTGAATTATTTGAACGAAGAGGAAAGCTGGGTTGTGGTGGGATACTCATCCGTTACACCGAACAAAAAAGAGCTTTCTGATAAACCTATTAATACTGAAGCAATAAGCAAACAGGTTCAAGAGGCCGTTCATGAGCATGGTCTTAAGCCTAGTGTAGCAGTCTATGAATTGACTTCGGAGCAAAAAAAACAAGCTCAAGAGACGGGGCTTTCCTTAGGAGAGTACGCCTTAGCGGATACTGCTCAGAAGGCTGGTATAGAGGTAGAGCCTAAGGCTTTAAAAGAAAAGGAAGAACGCACCCGTTTATTGGAAATACCGGAAATTCAAGAGCAGATGCGTAAGGATAAGCGTATTATTGAAACCATGAGCTTCTTCCTTGGTCAAGATGCCTCCCAAGGTAATATGAAGAACAGTAAGAATAAAAAGGATAAGGGGGAGGACAAGGATCGGACCGGAAAGCCCAGTAAAAATAATGGGAACAACCAGGATAGAGAGAACAATAAAAAAGAACAGTCCGGAAATGACATAGGCAATCAAAATAGGGATAATAATTCTGGTTCCAGCTCTAAGTGGAATGGAGCGGGCAAGGCAAATGACCAAGGAGAGGACAAAGACAACAAGTTCAATAAAACCAACAGCCGAGGGACCAATGACCGGGAAAATAACAAGGATACCGACAAAGGAAAGAGTGGGGAGAAGGAAAGGGAACGCAGCTCTAATAAGAGTGAAAGCAACAGGCAGTATAAACCGGCAGATAAAGCCAATGAGAGCAGCAATCAAGACATCAAGAAAAACATCAACCACAAAATGGACCAGAACTCTAAAAATAATTCCCCAAATTACTGGGGTTTTCAGAATATCTTAAGAATGACCTATGGCCAACGTACTTAA
- the sigI gene encoding RNA polymerase sigma factor SigI: MPEWEFKWSWEKITLDPQAREDFLQESQPFIRHVSIQTCHRTLEWGRDEELSEALIAFNEAIDHYEEERGVPFLAYARLLVKRRLIDYYRKQRLREALPMDQDDVGQAVEIHVGIQEFRKHQQDQERAAEIQEFSLALKKYGLSFQVLAEVCPKHRDSRKTLLGVARTLALSPELWHQVERTGKLPMQALTLKTQVHPKVLERGRKYILAVALLIANQHDYIYLREYVLPDERRAEG; encoded by the coding sequence ATGCCTGAATGGGAATTCAAATGGTCCTGGGAGAAGATAACACTCGATCCACAGGCCAGAGAGGACTTTTTACAGGAATCTCAGCCTTTTATTCGTCATGTTTCTATTCAGACGTGTCACCGCACCTTAGAATGGGGTAGAGATGAAGAATTATCCGAGGCTTTAATCGCTTTTAATGAAGCCATAGATCATTATGAAGAAGAACGAGGCGTGCCTTTTTTAGCCTATGCTCGACTCCTGGTCAAACGTCGGCTTATTGATTATTATCGAAAGCAGCGTTTACGTGAAGCCTTGCCTATGGATCAAGATGATGTAGGGCAGGCTGTCGAAATCCATGTGGGGATTCAGGAGTTTCGTAAGCACCAACAAGATCAAGAGAGGGCGGCTGAGATTCAAGAATTTTCTTTAGCCCTGAAAAAATATGGGCTATCCTTTCAAGTCCTGGCTGAAGTGTGTCCCAAACATCGGGATAGTCGAAAAACCCTCCTCGGGGTAGCTCGAACCCTTGCACTGTCCCCGGAATTATGGCACCAAGTGGAGAGAACAGGAAAGCTCCCTATGCAAGCCCTAACGTTAAAGACACAAGTTCACCCCAAAGTGTTGGAGCGGGGGAGAAAGTATATCTTGGCAGTAGCCTTATTAATTGCTAATCAACATGACTATATCTACTTAAGGGAATATGTACTCCCGGATGAAAGGAGGGCTGAAGGATGA
- a CDS encoding WecB/TagA/CpsF family glycosyltransferase: MRTDILGVKVDRDSMEDTVQKIQKAVEAQKTIQVVTANPELIYATGRDVRLKQLINGAEIVTPDGVGVVWAAKRLGHPVVERVTGIDLVEALFPIAAEQAWRVFFLGSRPGVAEKAAQRVAEKHPGFQWQAAHGYFSSEEEPALLMQIREFKPDILLIGLGAPRQEFWMFSHLDLSTVSVGVGGSFDALAGINKRAPRWIRNIHLEWLYRLIKQPTRLKRQLVLPRFVWKVLRSGKEKRRTRKVR; the protein is encoded by the coding sequence TTGAGAACAGATATACTTGGAGTAAAAGTTGATCGGGACTCTATGGAGGACACCGTCCAGAAAATCCAAAAAGCAGTAGAGGCCCAGAAGACCATTCAAGTGGTTACGGCTAATCCGGAGCTGATCTATGCCACGGGAAGAGATGTTCGCCTTAAGCAACTGATTAATGGGGCTGAGATTGTTACCCCAGATGGAGTCGGTGTGGTCTGGGCGGCCAAGCGCCTGGGTCATCCGGTGGTTGAGCGGGTAACAGGGATTGACTTAGTTGAAGCCCTCTTCCCCATAGCAGCCGAGCAAGCCTGGCGGGTCTTTTTTCTGGGCAGTCGGCCCGGTGTGGCTGAAAAAGCGGCTCAAAGAGTAGCGGAAAAACATCCCGGCTTCCAGTGGCAAGCTGCTCACGGCTATTTTAGCAGTGAAGAAGAGCCGGCCCTATTGATGCAAATTCGTGAATTTAAACCGGATATTCTTCTTATCGGTTTAGGAGCACCTCGTCAGGAATTTTGGATGTTTTCCCATCTCGATTTAAGCACGGTCAGCGTCGGCGTAGGCGGCAGCTTTGACGCCCTGGCTGGAATCAATAAAAGAGCTCCACGATGGATTCGAAATATCCATCTGGAATGGCTCTATCGCCTGATTAAGCAGCCCACCCGCCTGAAACGTCAACTGGTTCTCCCTCGCTTTGTTTGGAAGGTATTGCGCTCCGGTAAAGAGAAGAGGAGAACCAGAAAAGTAAGGTAG
- a CDS encoding rod shape-determining protein, with amino-acid sequence MFGIDLGIDLGTASVLVFAKGKGIVLHEPSVLAIDKNTNKKIAVGEEARMMLGRTPGNIVAVRPMRDGVIADYQTTEIMLKYFLEKAGARRWPLFKTRVVVCIPSGVTDVEERAVKQAAYQAGAKQVKVIEEPYAAALGAGLDISGPTGNMIVDIGGGTSDVAVLSLEGIVTKRSLRVGGDKFDEAIIRHIRREYNLMIGERTAEEVKIAVGAAIPEGRPDHAEIDVRGRDLVTGLPKTINVNSKECYLALEENVEAIVGAVKEVLERTPPELSADILSKGIVMTGGGALVYGFDTRISRETGLPVTLADDPISCVALGTGKVLDQSF; translated from the coding sequence ATGTTTGGTATTGACTTAGGTATTGACTTAGGAACGGCCAGTGTTTTGGTCTTCGCAAAAGGAAAAGGAATTGTTCTTCATGAGCCTTCGGTTCTTGCAATCGATAAGAATACCAACAAAAAAATCGCCGTTGGGGAAGAGGCAAGGATGATGCTGGGAAGAACACCAGGAAATATTGTAGCTGTTCGGCCTATGCGGGATGGTGTCATCGCCGATTATCAAACGACAGAAATCATGCTCAAATACTTTTTGGAAAAAGCAGGGGCCCGGCGTTGGCCTTTATTTAAGACCCGGGTGGTGGTCTGTATCCCTTCTGGGGTTACCGATGTTGAAGAGCGGGCAGTAAAGCAAGCCGCCTACCAAGCCGGAGCTAAACAGGTCAAGGTCATTGAAGAACCCTATGCTGCAGCCTTGGGAGCAGGATTGGACATTTCCGGACCCACGGGTAATATGATCGTGGATATCGGTGGAGGAACATCAGATGTGGCAGTTCTTTCTCTTGAAGGGATCGTCACCAAGCGTAGCTTACGAGTAGGTGGGGATAAATTTGATGAAGCCATTATCCGCCATATTCGGCGTGAATATAACCTAATGATTGGGGAGCGGACGGCGGAAGAGGTTAAGATTGCTGTGGGTGCAGCTATTCCTGAAGGTCGCCCCGATCATGCTGAAATCGATGTGCGGGGGAGAGATTTGGTCACAGGTCTTCCTAAAACCATTAATGTCAATTCCAAAGAGTGCTACCTCGCTCTTGAAGAAAATGTGGAAGCCATTGTGGGAGCAGTGAAGGAAGTATTAGAACGGACTCCTCCCGAGCTTTCTGCTGATATCTTAAGCAAAGGGATCGTTATGACAGGAGGAGGGGCTCTGGTCTATGGGTTTGATACCCGGATTTCAAGGGAGACCGGTCTACCGGTAACTTTGGCCGATGATCCTATCTCATGTGTTGCTTTAGGAACGGGTAAGGTCTTGGATCAAAGCTTCTAG
- the spoIIID gene encoding sporulation transcriptional regulator SpoIIID produces the protein MQEYIRKRVLDIGNYIMESSATVRQTADIFGVSKSTVHKDVTERLPLINEKLAMEVKQILESNKAERHIRGGEATRKKYQES, from the coding sequence GTGCAAGAATATATCCGCAAACGGGTACTCGATATCGGGAATTATATAATGGAATCGAGCGCCACGGTGAGACAGACAGCTGATATCTTCGGAGTGAGTAAATCCACTGTCCATAAGGATGTCACGGAGAGGCTACCCCTGATCAATGAGAAGCTGGCCATGGAGGTTAAGCAAATACTTGAAAGCAATAAAGCTGAACGGCATATTCGAGGGGGCGAAGCCACTCGGAAAAAATATCAGGAGAGCTAA